From the Carya illinoinensis cultivar Pawnee chromosome 4, C.illinoinensisPawnee_v1, whole genome shotgun sequence genome, one window contains:
- the LOC122306720 gene encoding cytochrome P450 71AU50-like, translated as MPIMAWTWTILVPIILAYLLQEWTWRRMNKTKKLPPGPRGLPIFGNLHMFGKFPHRDLHRLAQTYGPIMHLRLGFVPTIVVSSPQAAELFLKAHDLVFAGRPPSEAAKHISYEQKTLSFSPYGPYWHNIRKMCTIELLSNLKINSFRSMRKEELGLLMKFIEKAASDCIAVDLSAKVSSLTADMSCLMVLGKKYMDKDFDERGFKAIIQEAMHLAATPNLGDYIPCIGPLDLQGLTRRMKAINKIFDDFFEKIIDAHVQSKDLNKIKDFVDIMLSFMGCEDSEYHVERSNIKAIILDMLAGSMDTTATTIEWAISEIIKHPRVMKKLQKELEDVVGLERMVEESDLDRLEYLNVVVKETMRLHPVAPLLIPHESIEDITIQGFHIPKKSRLIVNVWAIGRDPSVWIDAEKFYPERFVGSSIDLRGRDFQLLPFGSGRRGCPGLQLGLTVVRLVVAQLVHCFDWELPNNMLPTELDMTEEFGLTVPRAKHLLAIPRRRLHK; from the exons ATGCCTATTATGGCTTGGACGTGGACGATACTTGTGCCGATTATTCTCGCTTATCTCCTGCAAGAATGGACATGGAGAAGGATGAACAAGACTAAGAAACTACCTCCTGGTCCAAGAGGCCTGCCTATCTTTGGGAATCTTCATATGTTTGGAAAATTTCCTCATCGAGATCTTCATCGACTAGCCCAAACATATGGCCCCATCATGCACCTGCGCTTAGGCTTTGTGCCCACCATTGTTGTCTCCTCCCCCCAAGCTGCTGAGTTATTTCTTAAAGCTCATGACCTTGTGTTTGCTGGTAGGCCACCTAGTGAGGCTGCAAAGCACATCTCTTATGAGCAAAAAACCTTGTCCTTTTCTCCTTATGGTCCTTATTGGCACAACATTCGCAAGATGTGCACCATTGAATTGCTTAGCAACCTCAAAATCAATTCTTTCAGATCCATGAGGAAAGAAGAACTTGGCCTACTCATGAAGTTTATTGAAAAGGCAGCCTCTGATTGTATTGCTGTTGATCTCAGTGCCAAGGTCTCGTCCCTCACCGCAGATATGAGTTGCCTTATGGTGTTGGGGAAGAAGTACATGGATAAGGATTTTGATGAGAGGGGGTTCAAGGCTATAATTCAAGAGGCTATGCATCTAGCTGCTACTCCTAACCTTGGTGACTACATTCCTTGTATTGGTCCCCTTGACCTTCAGGGGCTGACGCGACGCATGAAAGCTATTAATAAGATATTTGATGacttttttgagaaaattatcgATGCTCATGTCCAATCCaaagatttaaataaaattaaggaCTTTGTTGATATCATGCTGAGCTTCATGGGGTGTGAAGACTCCGAGTACCATGTTGAACGGTCCAATATCAAGGCTATAATCTTG GACATGCTTGCAGGATCAATGGACACTACTGCAACAACAATTGAGTGGGCAATTTCAGAAATCATCAAGCATCCAAGGGTAATGAAGAAACTTCAAAAGGAGCTAGAAGATGTAGtgggcttggagagaatggtaGAGGAGTCAGATTTGGATAGGCTGGAATACTTGAACGTGGTTGTAAAGGAAACCATGAGGCTACATCCAGTGGCACCTCTACTGATACCTCATGAGTCCATAGAGGACATCACTATCCAAGGCTTCCACATCCCCAAGAAGTCTAGGTTGATAGTAAACGTATGGGCAATTGGGCGAGACCCAAGTGTTTGGATTGATGCTGAGAAGTTCTACCCAGAAAGGTTTGTTGGGAGTAGCATTGACCTCCGGGGACGTGACTTCCAACTTCTCCCTTTCGGCTCCGGGAGAAGAGGCTGCCCGGGGTTACAATTGGGTCTAACCGTGGTTCGGCTCGTGGTAGCACAACTTGTTCATTGCTTTGATTGGGAACTTCCTAATAACATGCTACCAACTGAGTTGGACATGACCGAGGAGTTTGGCCTTACAGTTCCTAGAGCCAAACATCTACTTGCTATTCCTCGACGTCGCCTTCACAAATGA